A single Callithrix jacchus isolate 240 chromosome 4, calJac240_pri, whole genome shotgun sequence DNA region contains:
- the SOX4 gene encoding transcription factor SOX-4 yields the protein MVQQTNNAENTEALLAGESSDSGAGLELGIASSPTPGSTASTGGKADDPSWCKTPSGHIKRPMNAFMVWSQIERRKIMEQSPDMHNAEISKRLGKRWKLLKDSDKIPFIREAERLRLKHMADYPDYKYRPRKKVKSGNANSGSAAAAASKPGDKGDKVGGSGGGGHGGGGGGGSGHAGGGGGGASGGGATSKPAQKKSCGSKAAGGAGGGVSKPHAKLILAGGGGGKAAANAAFAADQAGAAALLPLGSAAAADHHSLYKARTPSASASSAASASAALAAPGKHLAEKKVKRVYLFGGLGAAAASPVGGVGAGADPSDPLGLYEEGGAGCSPDAPSLSGRSSAASSPAAGRSPSDHRGYASLRAASPAPSSAPSHASSSASSHSSSASSSGSSSSDDEFEDDLLDLNPSSNFESMSLGSFSSSSALDRDLDFNFEPGSGSHFEFPDYCTPEVSEMISGDWLESSISNLVFTY from the coding sequence atggtgcagcaaaccaacaaTGCCGAGAACACGGAAGCGCTGCTGGCCGGCGAGAGCTCGGACTCGGGCGCCGGCCTGGAGCTGGGCATCGCCTCCTCCCCCACGCCCGGCTCCACCGCGTCCACGGGCGGCAAGGCCGACGACCCGAGCTGGTGCAAGACCCCGAGCGGCCACATCAAGCGGCCCATGAACGCCTTCATGGTGTGGTCGCAGATCGAGCGGCGCAAGATCATGGAGCAGTCGCCCGACATGCACAACGCCGAGATCTCCAAGCGGCTGGGCAAACGCTGGAAGCTGCTCAAAGACAGCGACAAGATCCCTTTCATCCGAGAGGCGGAGCGGCTGCGCCTCAAGCACATGGCTGACTACCCCGACTACAAGTACCGGCCCAGGAAGAAGGTGAAGTCCGGCAACGCCAACTCCGGCTccgcggccgccgccgcctccaAGCCGGGGGACAAGGGAGACAAGGTCGGTGGCAGCGGCGGGGGCGGTcacgggggcggcggcggcggcgggagcgGCCACGCGGGGGGAGGAGGCGGCGGTGCGAGCGGCGGCGGCGCCACCTCCAAACCCGCGCAGAAGAAGAGCTGTGGCTCCAAAGCGGCTGGCGGCGCGGGCGGCGGGGTCAGCAAACCGCACGCCAAGCTCATCctggcgggcggcggcggcgggaaaGCAGCAGCGAACGCCGCCTTCGCCGCGGACCAGGCGGGGGCCGCCGCCCTGCTGCCCCTGGGCTCCGCGGCCGCCGCCGACCACCACTCGCTGTACAAGGCGCGGACTCCCAGCGCCTCGGCCTCCTCGGCGGCCTCGGCCTCCGCCGCGCTGGCGGCCCCGGGCAAGCACCTGGCGGAGAAGAAGGTGAAGCGCGTCTACCTGTTCGGCGGCCTGGGCGCGGCGGCGGCGTCGCCCGTGGGCGGCGTGGGCGCGGGCGCCGACCCCAGCGACCCCCTGGGCCTGTACGAGGAGGGGGGCGCGGGCTGCTCGCCCGACGCGCCGAGCCTGAGCGGCCGCAGCAGCGCCGCCTCGTCCCCCGCCGCCGGCCGCTCGCCCTCCGACCACCGCGGCTACGCCAGCCTGCGCGCCGCCTCGCCCGCCCCGTCCAGCGCGCCCTCGCACGCGTCGTCCTCGGCCTCGTCCCACTCGTCGTCGGCCTCCTCCTCGGGCTCCTCGTCGTCCGACGACGAGTTCGAAGACGACCTGCTCGACCTGAACCCCAGCTCAAACTTTGAGAGCATGTCCCTGGGCAGCTTCAGCTCGTCGTCGGCGCTGGACCGGGACCTGGATTTTAACTTCGAGCCCGGCTCCGGCTCGCACTTCGAGTTCCCGGACTACTGCACGCCCGAGGTGAGCGAGATGATCTCGGGAGACTGGCTGGAGTCCAGCATCTCCAACCTGGTGTTCACCTACTGA